From Impatiens glandulifera chromosome 7, dImpGla2.1, whole genome shotgun sequence:
TGTGCTTGCtcataattcaattattattattatttaaaaatagctATAACccacatttttaataaaaattgaaaattttcttaaatataattCTTACTATTTATCGCTTAAAACCTTCTTAGTGAGTTATTTATCGCAATTCAATTACTAACTTAAACTTTGGCAACCGAGTTAGAGGCGAGTTGAtgtggattatttgaattttttcttttaactcataagtctcgttctctttgagttttaaaaaactcaaataaaatcaaattttcaatcaatcacttctcaataATCATattactcatttcattaataaaaatacaaaaatactctttatcttaaattattattttttattttatttatatatattaatacccttttaagtgtttttaccaaaaaataataattatctcctcaaaatcatcgaccatcattatttttttctccctctaaatttttaaaaaaaatcaatccaaATAAGGCCATATATCACACTAAAATTTCAAATGGGAAATTTTCtacaattaaatttcaaatgaaaattttccaaaaacatATCAATTAAAATGAAAGTGATTTCATTAAACTATTTATACAAGTACACTAtaactttatataaaataaaatcaagatctgttaaaaaaaaaacataaaaaatatacacaTAAAATATGAAGTAATAAAATTCATGGAATGAATGATTTCCTCTTTGTTCTTGACTTGCCAGTACAGAAAAATGCAGCAAGGCCAAAGAAAGATGCAGTCCCTTTAGCTATACAAGCATGTGAGATATGAAGAACAGGACTAACCCTAATTCCATTATCATATGATCTGCTATAACTCTTCTTCAACGACGCCGGCAACGGCCTCTTCTGATTATTATATGGGTAGTAcgaattacaagaagatgaacgAGAAAACATAACTGTCGCCGCCGCCGCAGATCGCTTTGACTGATTTTGTTTACGAGTTGGTAATTTTGGATTAGGAGCAGAACCAGTAGATTTACTCCTTGAAAGAAACTGTAATGGACGAATCAAGTTTCCAACGTTGTTAAGACTACTGCTTCGCCGGAATTGCCAAAAAGATGATTTTGTTGAGGATGGTTTTTCATCATCTTCTGTGTCAGTACTGCAGGATAGGAATTCTTTAAGTCTCATGatctttttctttctaatttctTGTACCAGGACCACCGccgtggtggtggtggtggttgtGGTGGTGGGGATATTCTGTTCCGGCGAATTGTGGTATTGGgttgagtttgttcttctgGGTTTGGTTTCTTTGATGTTGGCGGGGAGGATAATGCCATTGGAGAAGATCTCGTCTGCTGATGAGAGATCAAAGGGGAAGTTTTGAGAAGTTGAGAAATCGAAATCGAAGGTGGGATCTAAGAGAGAAGTGTCGGATCTGATTAGTTGTTGGGTGGTGGGTATGTCTTCTTTTTGATTGAGATCGTATGAGAATGAGATTCTGGGACTCTCCATTGGATAAATATCAACTGACATTAAAGAGCAGGTAGATGTGACTGGAATGGAATGGAAATGGCAAATTGCTGGAGGAGAGAGATAGAGAATCTTTTGAAGGTGGAACGAAACATATATACTAGAAACAGGGGAAGCCAGGAAATGGATGACttttagggcttgtttggttTTGTGTTTAAGTTGGGAGAAATAAATTTGAGGGTTAAGagtaaaaaaaagagaaaaaaacataTCAAGGTGGCTCAATAAAAAGATTCTACTTAAATATCACTTATTCGATTGagaaatttgaagaaatgatCCTGATAATGGGTGTAATTCAAAAAATGGACAATGCCTGATAAACTTTGTAAAAAGGATATTTTCGTCATGCGAAATGTTTGTCTTGCCCCTTTCGCGCGCACTTACCGCTCATTGACGCAAATTATCACTCTAGCGTTTTCATGTAAGATGTTAGATGTTAGCGGTAAGTGGGCGCGCAAGGGGCAAGACAGACATTTCGTAGACGAAAAGACCATTTTTACAAAGTTTATCAGGCGTGGTCCATTTTTGGAATTACACCCATTATCATGgccatttcgtcaaatttctcatTCAAATGCGACAGTGGATTGCGTATTTTCGCGTAAATTAGCGATAAGTGGGCGCGCAAGGGGCAAGACGGACATTTCGCAGGGCGAAAAGACATTTTTGCAAAGTTTATCCGACGTGGTCCATTTTTGGAATTACACCCATTATCatggtcatttcgtcaaatttctcatTCGATTCAAGCGTAAACAAAATagaaattctttatttattacgAAGTGTTATGTTAATTCTTTATatgtaaaaagaaaataaaagtaatgGGAGGACGATACAATTGGAGTCATGGGAATAAGTGAGTTATTGCagctctttcttttctttttggttGATTCTATTCAAGAGCATCTTCCTACAGAAAAAATAAAGGGTGCATTATAACAGGCTACTAAACTAAAGTTTGTTTGGTTTCaggttattttgattaaattatattaagttGTAAATTGGgatgtcatttaattatttaaactctaATATTATCACTTAATTTCGTTAATTGATTCTCAAAATGACTCAAATCAACCGTGTGGGTGGAGCTTAGTTGATTTTTGGGTTTTTGAATTTTATCTGGATTTTGGGTTAATCTTtgttttttaccattttttttcatttaaagttTAATGATCATTTTACCattgaaaaagagaaatgagaaagaagataataaataaaagatattttaatattttgttgaatAAAATGAGTTATGTGATTGATGAagggaaataaaagaaaataataagttttgaataaaaattcaaaaaaactgaatatcaaacaaactcttgaAGCTTGAACTATGCGACAGAAATGTTTAGTTGCATCTTTCATTTTGTTTTGATGCATTCTTAGTTGACAATACAAAAGTGTTACCAAAAAAGGAATGACTTTTCTCATTTTGTTTTGAATGAAACATAACACAGGTTACTAGGGATAGGGAATGATCAAACATAAGTCATATTAATTTTCATACATTAGTAAATGAGCTAAAGTTGTGTTGTATAAGCTTATCAGTTAAGTCATTTATACTTTATCAAATTAAGTTTGGTATTCTAACTTatcttttaagtttaattttagctaaatttaaataattaagtggtTTTAATCATTGTATAAAAAACGGAATCTTTAgctaaacttaaataattaagtggTTTTAACCATTGGTCTGAAAACCGTTCCGACcgaattttaaattcaaaaaaattgaatctCTTCCCTCTCTCCCTCTAATTATATGTTTCAATCTAATATGCTATGTTTTGTTTCTTGAAAATCATCATAAATAATGGACGTGGGATTCAAAAGTAGTGTGTGAATCAACTAAGCAATTTACTCAGAACAATTATGTCTCTCTTCTTATCCAGCATCAATCAGAAATTTGTTCActcgaaaaaataaaaactacatCATGATAAAGATATGTCCATAATTTTCGATGCCTCCTCAATACCACCACATTTTTTTATCCCAAATTTCAATTGGGATCCATTATAGTCACCCGCTCctcagaaaaagaaaaaaaaatttaagttaggACTTACCAACAGGAACGTCCATGAATTTGGGCTTAatgcaaattaaaatttttttactcataaaattataaataatttaatttttttttaatttaactttttgagaattaataattataaaatttataattaacaaaaatatatatccatgtcatttcttaatatttattttacaagcACCCGACTCATATTTTCGAAACCTTATTTgaactttatcatttttatttttcttagtcatttaaatctaaaatatttaaattaatttataaattttaaaattaataataaattaatacattaaGTAAGATTATTTAACTACATACttataaaaggaaaaaaattacaTGATGATACGTCGAGTGATATAGtttttgtaatttgaaatatgttTGGATAATATTGGTGATATATGGTCTAATGTctctagaataaaaaaaaattaataataattattttaaagtgataaaagattatgaagataaacataagaataagaaaaaaataaaataaataagtgcgTCAATAAGATCATTACCGATGATTTTTACGGACAATATTAACATAGAAAATGACGACCGTGATAATAGAGATTTAGGGTTAGAAAATTATTAGGTTAAAAACTtagaatagaaatagaaatgATGGCCGCATGTAGAATTTATGGTTAGAAAATTACGACTACAATATTATGTTAGAAATAGACGGCAATATTAGAATAgaaaaaatgtgaaatataattaatatttataacataaaatgagatataaatagttaatatattataatacgaaaagaaataaagaaaaaagagataatatatatatatataatatatatatatatatatatatatatatatattgtataatatatatttaatatgaaaagagaaaaaaaagattaataatataatatataattaataatattattatatattgaaaaattggGACAAACATGAAGAAAGTTAGTAGGTTGCCTGATTATAGGGGCGACTTATTTATCGGCCAAAAGACCTTAAGATCTCACTAGTTTCTAAAAACAATTGTTTAATTCAAGAGTTGAGGAAGGAAGGTGAAACAAAGAACTTATAATTTAAAGAAGAAACGAGAAACAAAGTCTGAAGATGTAGATACAATTTTGAAAGAGAGGAGAAGAGGTAGATCCAGTTTTACTATTTAGAATAATGACATTTTGAATTGGATATTTTCAGTTTGGTTTTCTTTTCTAGTTGAACCGTTTGGTCAAACCGGATTTTGACCAGTTCGAAATGTGACcgtattaaagtaaaaaatcgAACGATCCATTTAACCGTGTCGTAATGTCAACCgaaccgcgtattttaaaaaaattattttaatttttaacaccaattgtcaaataatttatttaaaataaagacttTGATTTTGTAGATTAAGTCATAAACTTGCTAACAAACACCCCATAAATTCTAGACAGATTATGTCATAAtttgtcttttatatatatatatatatatatatatatatatatatatatatatatatatatatatatatatatatatatatatatataaatcaaatttattctcGAGCCTTAAATACTAGCCGTTCGGAATGGATGAACTTTTTATACaaagtatataattttaatggGTTGAGTGAGAACAGgagtgttcaatatttggtctgaaccgaatatccgaccaaataattcgaattacattttcagttttcgaatcgaattttaaaccgattcgaattcaaatacggttttcggtttggtttttgaGTTTAGATTTCAACacgaaaaccaaaccaaaaaccgaattcatttttattatataacttattacatattatatattaaattatcatgagTCTCCTACTAGATCCCTAAATTAAATCCATAATCCCTCATTCATTTTTCCCTTTCTCTAGTTGTCCACACCTCTCAACCGCCATATATTGTCGTCGTCGACACTGTTTTACTTCCATCATTCAATTGTCGAATATATATTGACGTTAGTCACTAAGCTAAGTttgcgtgatttatattttttttataatttaaatagataaaatatttttaacaatttatttattttattaactctttaagaaaaaattatagatatgtGATGTTATTTATTTGGTCTAAACTGAATATCCGATCGAATTCGAACCGCATTCGAATATATTCAAATCGGTTCAGTTttcgaatttgcttaaaaaaataaaaattcgaagaactCGAACCGAAAACTCGAATAATCCCAAAACCGAACAAATGAACCCCTAGTTGAGAGATTTGAATAAATGAGTTTAAAATTTAGTTCATTGATTAActaatttagtaaaaataaaatactaaataattaaatttaatataataatatataatttaacttaatgaaacatgttaattttttttaagtaaatacaTTCTTATGTGAAATTAAGTAAAAACTTATTATGTGTAGTGACTATCTCAAGTCCAAGAAAACATTGCTTCTTCCAAATCCTTATTGAAGAATAGATTGTGCAAATAAAGCTTTATGGTAAAATCTCATACTAGTTGCTACTTGAAACAAAAATCAACAGTTCTTTGAAGTGAGTTGGACTTATCTTGGTGAAACATACAACAATAATCACAAAACTGTTTAAAATCCTGTGAAATCAGGTCTAGATGGTCTACACTTTCCTTGAGTAAATAAACCCTTAAAGATGATTTATCTAATCAATCAACTCCTCTTGAATATCCTTTATGTATACATTACATCTAACATCACAGCCCGACATTATTAGTTAGAGATTATGTAGAAAATAGTAGAGGGGACCAATAcatatggattttttttatcatacagGCTACAGCAGGGTTATAATCCAAATGATTCAGCACTAAATCAAAATGAATTTGAAGTCAAGAATGAATAGATTGTTCAGCTAGC
This genomic window contains:
- the LOC124910596 gene encoding uncharacterized protein LOC124910596, which produces MSVDIYPMESPRISFSYDLNQKEDIPTTQQLIRSDTSLLDPTFDFDFSTSQNFPFDLSSADEIFSNGIILPANIKETKPRRTNSTQYHNSPEQNIPTTTTTTTTTAVVLVQEIRKKKIMRLKEFLSCSTDTEDDEKPSSTKSSFWQFRRSSSLNNVGNLIRPLQFLSRSKSTGSAPNPKLPTRKQNQSKRSAAAATVMFSRSSSCNSYYPYNNQKRPLPASLKKSYSRSYDNGIRVSPVLHISHACIAKGTASFFGLAAFFCTGKSRTKRKSFIP